A section of the Pedobacter sp. HDW13 genome encodes:
- a CDS encoding FecR family protein: protein MNNAEKLLAKYKTGQCSDAEILILQNWFHHLHETEDIKLGDEDFEQVEKEMWNVIAAEAPGTKVVHVANFRFRYWAAAAFVAALGGLFFYKMYLQQSSIGATSNTIKPGEQTATLILANGKKIMLSNTLNNNAITEHGVRITKTADGKLMYNIIGNAADTSVYNTLSTAKGQQYSVVLPDGSLVYLNASSSITYSTGLNHTARRKIKLVGEAYFEVAKNKKHPFEVFSGNQKVEVLGTHFNINSYNDEPATKTTLLEGSVKVSPIAEQANQYKVLVPGEQAVLSNGIIRVETVNPEEAIYWKDNKFSFHSEDIETVMREVSRWYNVDVVYQDDVKHVKVSGSVSRFADITMLLDKLEKTGLLKFTIQGKNIIVSKA from the coding sequence ATGAATAACGCCGAAAAACTATTAGCGAAATATAAAACCGGGCAATGCTCCGACGCAGAAATATTAATACTACAAAACTGGTTTCATCATTTACATGAAACGGAAGATATAAAGTTAGGAGATGAAGATTTTGAACAGGTAGAAAAGGAGATGTGGAATGTGATTGCAGCAGAAGCACCAGGTACTAAGGTTGTACACGTGGCTAATTTCCGTTTCAGGTATTGGGCGGCGGCAGCATTTGTAGCCGCACTTGGAGGATTGTTTTTTTATAAAATGTATTTGCAGCAGAGCAGTATCGGAGCTACTAGCAATACTATTAAGCCTGGCGAGCAAACGGCAACACTTATTTTAGCTAATGGCAAAAAAATTATGCTGTCAAATACTTTAAATAACAATGCCATAACCGAACATGGTGTACGGATAACCAAAACAGCAGATGGGAAGTTGATGTATAACATTATAGGAAACGCGGCCGATACCAGCGTTTACAACACCTTATCGACAGCAAAAGGACAGCAATACAGTGTGGTGCTACCAGATGGATCGTTGGTTTACCTCAATGCATCATCATCCATTACTTATTCTACAGGCTTGAACCACACTGCCCGAAGGAAGATTAAATTAGTTGGAGAGGCTTATTTTGAGGTTGCGAAAAACAAGAAGCATCCATTTGAAGTTTTTAGCGGAAATCAAAAGGTAGAAGTACTGGGTACACATTTTAACATTAATAGCTATAACGATGAACCCGCTACAAAAACAACACTGCTTGAAGGTAGCGTAAAAGTTTCTCCGATTGCCGAACAAGCAAATCAGTATAAGGTGCTGGTTCCGGGAGAGCAGGCCGTATTAAGCAACGGTATAATTCGGGTAGAAACAGTGAACCCCGAAGAGGCAATATATTGGAAAGATAACAAATTCAGTTTCCATAGCGAAGATATAGAAACCGTTATGCGTGAAGTATCCAGGTGGTACAACGTAGATGTTGTTTATCAGGATGATGTTAAACACGTAAAAGTAAGCGGCTCTGTTTCGCGCTTTGCAGATATAACCATGTTGCTTGATAAACTGGAAAAAACAGGCTTATTGAAATTTACGATACAGGGCAAAAATATTATCGTATCAAAAGCCTAG
- a CDS encoding RNA polymerase sigma factor, producing MDIYRDYSDQELCSLLKEGDRPAYIEIYKRYNSLLFLYAYKKLRNREEAKDAVQEVFIQLWNRHLHLSFNSSLAGYLYQSVRNRALNIFAHQQIEQKYIDSLNDFLGTHASDTDYLIREKEIAALIDNEINALPPKMRQVFLLSRKEHKTYKEIAAEMNISEDTVNTQMKRALKTMRDKLGPLFILLGFFY from the coding sequence ATGGATATATACAGGGATTATAGTGATCAGGAGCTTTGCTCACTTCTTAAAGAAGGAGATCGCCCGGCCTATATCGAAATTTATAAGCGTTACAATAGCCTGTTGTTTCTATATGCATACAAAAAACTTCGAAATAGGGAAGAAGCTAAAGACGCGGTGCAAGAAGTATTTATTCAGCTATGGAACCGCCACCTGCACCTGTCATTTAATAGCTCATTAGCAGGATATCTTTATCAGTCTGTTCGTAACCGGGCACTCAATATATTTGCACACCAGCAGATTGAACAAAAATACATCGATTCTTTAAACGATTTTCTGGGTACCCATGCCTCAGATACCGATTACCTGATCAGGGAAAAAGAAATTGCGGCACTAATTGATAACGAAATCAATGCGCTTCCTCCTAAAATGCGCCAGGTATTTTTGTTAAGCCGTAAAGAACATAAAACTTATAAAGAAATCGCAGCCGAGATGAATATCTCAGAGGATACCGTAAATACCCAAATGAAAAGGGCACTGAAAACTATGAGAGACAAATTAGGCCCTCTTTTTATCCTGTTAGGCTTCTTTTACTAA
- a CDS encoding GDSL-type esterase/lipase family protein, with product MRIKHIFFTLILWGIFFSLNAQQKIKVACIGNSITYGMGLANREKGSYPAQLQSMLGNNYQVMNFGHSGATLLKNTANSYWKTKAYADALKSEPNIVLIKLGTNDSKGQYRNRYGEFDSTYKAMINSFRQLPGKPRIILVAPVATFNADTSSISDRVLVNRIIPMIQQVAFDEKLVLINLHPLFVDKEELFPDKIHPSAAGATIIASRLYETITQKGTENFDIYTKIKAEQNITSFYGFECASFKFNGRDCKVVKPKIVAKGHPWVWRARFWGHEPQTDVSLLERGFHVVYCDVAELFGNAEAITLWNRFYALMRQGGMNKKVALEGMSRGGVYVYNWALANPDKVACIYADAPVLDLKSWPGGKGKGPGSKTDWEIFKKDYQLNDEEANRFNQNPIDNAAKIARLGFPMLHVVGDVDNVVPIAENTTPFEKIVRENGGDIKVIHKPNVNHHPHSLPNPTPITDFILRATGQKVTFAPSNEMLKQK from the coding sequence ATGCGCATAAAGCACATTTTTTTTACCCTGATACTATGGGGAATCTTTTTCTCCCTTAACGCTCAACAAAAAATTAAAGTAGCCTGTATTGGGAACAGTATTACCTATGGTATGGGGCTCGCTAACCGCGAAAAAGGCAGTTACCCTGCACAACTGCAAAGCATGTTGGGCAATAATTATCAGGTCATGAATTTTGGTCATAGTGGCGCTACCTTGTTAAAAAACACCGCTAACAGTTACTGGAAAACAAAGGCCTACGCCGATGCCTTAAAAAGCGAACCCAATATTGTGCTCATCAAATTAGGAACCAACGACAGTAAGGGTCAGTATAGAAACAGATATGGGGAGTTTGATAGTACGTATAAAGCGATGATTAACAGTTTTAGGCAATTGCCTGGTAAACCACGCATTATTTTAGTTGCGCCGGTAGCTACATTTAATGCCGATACCAGTTCTATTTCAGATCGTGTGCTGGTAAATCGCATTATTCCAATGATACAGCAGGTAGCTTTTGACGAAAAACTAGTGCTCATTAATCTACACCCCCTGTTTGTAGATAAGGAAGAACTGTTTCCGGATAAAATTCATCCATCAGCAGCAGGCGCAACCATTATTGCATCACGTTTATACGAAACCATAACACAAAAGGGAACAGAAAATTTCGACATTTATACTAAAATAAAAGCAGAGCAGAACATCACCAGTTTTTATGGTTTTGAGTGTGCCAGTTTTAAGTTTAATGGCCGCGATTGTAAGGTGGTTAAACCAAAAATAGTGGCAAAAGGGCATCCCTGGGTGTGGCGTGCACGTTTCTGGGGTCACGAACCACAAACTGATGTCTCGCTGCTCGAACGTGGTTTTCATGTTGTTTACTGTGATGTTGCCGAGCTTTTTGGCAATGCCGAAGCCATTACATTGTGGAACAGGTTTTATGCACTGATGAGGCAGGGCGGAATGAATAAAAAAGTAGCTTTAGAAGGTATGAGCCGTGGCGGTGTTTATGTGTACAACTGGGCGTTGGCCAATCCGGATAAAGTGGCCTGTATTTATGCAGATGCACCTGTTCTCGATTTAAAAAGCTGGCCCGGAGGTAAGGGTAAAGGCCCGGGGAGTAAAACCGATTGGGAAATTTTTAAAAAGGATTACCAGCTAAACGATGAAGAAGCCAATCGCTTTAATCAAAACCCCATAGATAATGCCGCAAAAATTGCCCGGCTCGGCTTCCCGATGTTGCATGTAGTTGGCGATGTAGATAATGTGGTGCCAATTGCTGAAAATACAACACCATTCGAAAAAATAGTACGCGAAAACGGTGGAGATATTAAGGTAATCCACAAACCAAATGTGAACCACCACCCACATAGTTTACCAAATCCTACGCCCATTACAGATTTTATTTTGAGGGCAACAGGGCAGAAGGTTACCTTTGCACCTTCCAATGAAATGTTGAAGCAGAAATAA
- a CDS encoding sugar MFS transporter: protein MSKIQTTKLFWSSCLALLVTSLSFGIRAGMMNQLGIDFQLSATQLGTITATAFWGFPLAIVIGGFIVDIIGMKRLLVLAFLFHLSGIILTVYAQGYWTLFFSTLLIGIANGLVEAACNPLVATLYPENKTTRLNHFHLWFPGGIVIGTLLVTFFTQIGLGWKIQVAMMLIPTLIYGYLFSKLDFPVTERVSSGYSSKDMYKAVVSPLFIFMFICMFGTAITELFTGQWIGLLLKNVTSNAILLLTLTTGIMVIGRGFAEPVVKKLAPQGVLLLSAIFAATGLYLLSTLTGNAIFFAAIIFGIGVCYFWPTMIGFVAENIPQSGALGLNLMGGAGMFAVSVYTIFMGSFYDGLIVKHLPQGADLGTYFKAAGDTEQGLALSEAKKLAGPEVLQATLTIPIILIVAFGLLVIYMRARKSKQVANLNTTV from the coding sequence ATGAGTAAAATTCAAACGACCAAATTATTTTGGTCAAGCTGCCTTGCGCTATTGGTCACCTCGCTATCGTTCGGTATCCGTGCCGGAATGATGAACCAACTGGGAATTGATTTTCAGTTAAGTGCAACACAACTGGGCACCATTACCGCAACCGCTTTCTGGGGATTCCCGCTGGCCATTGTAATCGGTGGATTTATTGTTGATATTATCGGGATGAAACGGTTGCTCGTATTGGCCTTTCTGTTTCACCTTTCGGGCATTATACTAACTGTTTATGCACAGGGCTACTGGACATTGTTTTTTTCTACCCTGCTTATTGGTATTGCCAATGGTTTGGTAGAAGCAGCATGTAACCCGCTGGTGGCAACACTATATCCTGAGAACAAAACCACGCGCTTAAATCACTTTCATTTATGGTTTCCGGGTGGTATTGTAATCGGTACCTTATTGGTTACTTTCTTTACGCAAATTGGCCTGGGCTGGAAAATACAGGTGGCCATGATGCTTATTCCAACCTTAATTTATGGTTACCTGTTTTCGAAACTCGATTTCCCTGTAACCGAGCGGGTATCATCAGGCTACTCGAGCAAGGATATGTATAAAGCAGTAGTATCGCCATTGTTTATTTTCATGTTTATCTGCATGTTTGGCACCGCCATTACCGAATTATTTACCGGTCAATGGATTGGATTGCTACTTAAAAACGTAACCAGCAATGCCATTTTATTGCTTACACTTACTACAGGTATTATGGTAATTGGCAGGGGCTTTGCCGAGCCGGTAGTTAAGAAACTTGCACCACAAGGCGTGCTGTTGCTTTCGGCAATATTTGCCGCCACAGGGCTTTATTTGCTAAGCACGCTAACCGGAAATGCCATTTTTTTCGCAGCCATTATTTTTGGTATTGGTGTTTGTTATTTCTGGCCTACCATGATTGGTTTTGTGGCCGAAAATATCCCGCAATCGGGTGCGTTAGGCTTAAACCTAATGGGTGGCGCAGGAATGTTCGCCGTATCAGTATATACCATTTTTATGGGCAGTTTTTACGACGGGCTGATTGTTAAACACCTGCCACAGGGAGCTGATTTAGGAACTTATTTTAAAGCTGCCGGCGACACTGAGCAAGGGCTGGCACTGAGCGAAGCCAAAAAACTGGCCGGACCTGAAGTTTTACAGGCTACGCTTACCATTCCAATTATACTTATTGTAGCCTTTGGCTTATTGGTAATTTATATGCGCGCCCGAAAAAGCAAACAAGTAGCCAATTTAAATACGACTGTATAA
- a CDS encoding glycoside hydrolase family 95-like protein yields MLIKKKHSVLMLGTIALLYNWGLLVHAQQTNANKLSGQVNQKIIAAKQAKADAEFFTKKKQLLTATWNAPFSYNSIKTNNAPIGPYMGNGDVGVVSHTAENSQTFHLSKVDFVTDGWSDWAGNGPAALPVGGVQITVNSPAIATGFNYQMDQLGNELRMATATVQPVNMKSWMAVNENIIVTELTTTSKIPVSISVETFADTATATYATHAAINNQVGQVTRQTKTTDVRWISKAGVSTRIVGATAVLSLGSKSKVNTFFVLTNTKPVFVITYLSGGGKNNDAKLAGAYARLKSINNTGINTLKAAKTAWWKDMWSRSYVETNDDLLNRHYLSSIYFLASAYNEHSPACGGMYGVWNMDDKMMYHGDIHLNYNSQAGFYSVFSANRPEIAKPFYNFIESIVPDGKRRAQTDLGSVHQSLAGKSARGVLFLVGGLGIGVPYNYYWQQTMNAPFNVPLFSWYYEYTGDLDFLKKRAYPFIRECGDFYEDYLTKEAYGDSYRYSITTGAHESSWDLNPPSDLGFVAQTFSLLLKYSKQLNVDANRRALWTDILTHLPKYKVIQPTKTPNKGLPVFAKNEAGWDLPNHMIQMHPVYPCEVLNLLSNPDTLQIAKNTVEYYEVSQNGFLGSMNALGLSGFIMAARVGFNPDIIIENLKAQVGRAKANFLINDGHHGAEKTTLIETINSMMLQNLDSTLYLFPNWIKQEASFTRLRTKGAFLVSASYDGTQVSKLEISSERGTRCYIDNPWKGDDIRVTENGKPIAVSHVGNRYSFATKPGGIYMLQQLKLN; encoded by the coding sequence ATGCTAATCAAGAAGAAACACAGCGTTTTAATGCTGGGTACCATAGCCCTTTTATACAATTGGGGCTTGCTGGTACATGCCCAGCAGACCAATGCAAATAAACTTTCCGGCCAGGTAAACCAAAAGATAATAGCCGCTAAACAAGCCAAAGCCGATGCAGAATTCTTTACCAAAAAGAAGCAGCTGCTTACCGCTACCTGGAATGCGCCTTTCAGTTATAACAGCATTAAAACCAATAATGCACCCATAGGACCATACATGGGCAATGGCGATGTCGGTGTGGTTTCCCACACAGCAGAGAACAGCCAGACCTTTCACCTCTCGAAGGTAGATTTTGTAACCGATGGCTGGAGCGACTGGGCAGGTAACGGGCCCGCAGCATTGCCAGTAGGTGGTGTACAAATTACTGTGAATTCGCCTGCTATTGCTACAGGTTTTAATTACCAGATGGACCAGCTAGGAAACGAATTGCGCATGGCTACAGCCACAGTCCAACCTGTAAACATGAAAAGCTGGATGGCCGTAAACGAAAATATTATAGTTACCGAGCTTACTACCACTTCAAAAATACCTGTGAGTATATCGGTAGAAACATTTGCCGATACTGCTACAGCAACCTATGCAACCCATGCCGCAATTAACAATCAGGTAGGGCAGGTTACACGTCAAACCAAAACAACCGATGTAAGGTGGATTTCGAAAGCAGGTGTATCTACCCGCATTGTTGGCGCAACTGCTGTATTAAGTTTGGGTTCTAAATCAAAGGTTAATACCTTCTTTGTACTTACCAATACCAAACCCGTATTTGTAATTACCTACCTTTCTGGAGGCGGAAAAAACAATGATGCTAAGCTAGCTGGGGCTTACGCACGGTTAAAATCGATCAATAATACAGGCATTAATACCCTAAAAGCAGCCAAAACTGCCTGGTGGAAAGATATGTGGAGCAGATCTTATGTAGAAACGAACGACGATTTGCTCAACAGGCATTACCTCTCGTCTATTTATTTTCTGGCATCGGCTTACAATGAGCACTCGCCGGCCTGTGGCGGCATGTATGGGGTTTGGAACATGGACGATAAAATGATGTACCATGGCGATATCCACTTAAACTACAACAGCCAGGCAGGTTTTTACAGTGTGTTTTCGGCCAACAGACCCGAAATTGCCAAACCTTTTTACAATTTCATCGAATCTATTGTGCCCGATGGAAAAAGGCGTGCCCAAACCGATCTGGGCAGTGTTCATCAATCGCTGGCAGGTAAATCGGCACGGGGTGTGCTCTTTCTGGTAGGCGGATTAGGTATAGGCGTACCCTATAATTATTATTGGCAGCAAACCATGAATGCACCTTTCAATGTGCCGCTTTTCAGCTGGTATTACGAATATACCGGCGATCTCGATTTCCTGAAAAAACGGGCCTATCCCTTTATCCGCGAATGTGGCGACTTTTATGAAGACTACCTCACTAAAGAAGCTTACGGCGATTCTTACCGTTACTCCATCACCACCGGTGCACACGAAAGCAGCTGGGATTTAAATCCACCGTCCGATTTAGGCTTTGTAGCACAGACCTTTAGTTTACTCCTTAAATACAGTAAGCAATTGAATGTAGATGCCAATCGCAGGGCATTATGGACCGATATTCTTACGCACCTGCCCAAATATAAAGTAATACAACCCACTAAAACACCTAATAAAGGCTTGCCTGTTTTTGCCAAGAACGAAGCCGGCTGGGATTTACCCAATCACATGATCCAAATGCATCCGGTATATCCCTGCGAAGTACTCAATTTGCTTTCGAACCCCGATACCTTGCAGATTGCCAAAAATACGGTTGAGTATTATGAGGTTTCGCAAAATGGTTTCCTGGGCTCTATGAATGCCTTGGGCTTAAGCGGGTTTATTATGGCCGCCCGGGTGGGCTTTAATCCCGATATCATTATCGAAAACCTGAAAGCACAGGTTGGCAGGGCTAAGGCCAATTTTTTAATTAACGATGGGCATCACGGTGCAGAGAAAACTACCTTGATCGAAACCATTAATTCCATGATGCTGCAAAACCTCGATAGTACTTTATATTTATTTCCGAACTGGATTAAGCAGGAGGCATCATTTACCCGTTTGCGTACAAAAGGGGCTTTCCTGGTTTCGGCCAGTTATGATGGTACGCAGGTTTCGAAGCTCGAAATAAGCAGCGAAAGAGGTACCCGGTGCTACATTGATAACCCCTGGAAAGGAGACGACATCCGCGTTACCGAAAATGGGAAGCCAATAGCTGTAAGCCATGTTGGCAACCGGTATAGCTTTGCAACAAAACCCGGAGGTATTTACATGCTTCAGCAGTTAAAATTAAATTAA
- a CDS encoding pentapeptide repeat-containing protein, with protein sequence MDFKYSDLSGVCFDDQVFTGVKFNNTALHETSFKGATLRNVSFRAQYALTNKYYRVLKTICFNGAAMDKLTYAALKGVGVDLSGVRII encoded by the coding sequence GTGGATTTCAAATATTCAGATCTGAGCGGTGTATGTTTTGATGATCAGGTTTTTACCGGAGTAAAATTTAACAATACTGCTTTACATGAAACCTCGTTCAAAGGAGCTACATTACGGAATGTATCTTTTCGTGCCCAGTATGCGTTGACGAATAAATATTACCGTGTGCTCAAAACCATCTGCTTTAATGGCGCAGCAATGGATAAATTAACTTATGCTGCTTTAAAAGGTGTAGGAGTGGATTTGTCAGGAGTGAGGATAATCTAA
- a CDS encoding pentapeptide repeat-containing protein, translating into MEMKMIGNKISEARKKLNKSQAELAQQLFISPQAVGKWERGESIPDLITFNRLAKVFGVDLNYFSEDFASDGETKQTESPGSPGLTDAHDLVSFSGSNLPDSDFSEIIAHKRKFKGSALRGSNFSKADLTGSSFIASDLREANFDGANLKDCVFAAVDLADASFNGTSLTGTEFSRSGLMGTRFIGANLTGTKLGKTDLRTTLFENCVFEGWISNIQI; encoded by the coding sequence ATGGAAATGAAGATGATCGGTAATAAAATATCCGAAGCAAGAAAAAAACTCAATAAGTCGCAGGCAGAACTAGCACAGCAATTATTTATCAGCCCACAGGCTGTTGGTAAGTGGGAGCGTGGCGAGTCGATTCCCGACCTGATTACATTTAACAGGCTTGCAAAGGTGTTTGGTGTAGACCTGAATTATTTTTCTGAGGATTTTGCGTCTGACGGAGAGACGAAGCAGACCGAAAGCCCCGGCTCTCCCGGCTTGACTGATGCCCACGACCTGGTTAGTTTTAGTGGGAGCAACCTGCCTGATAGTGACTTTTCGGAGATTATTGCACATAAAAGAAAGTTTAAAGGAAGTGCCTTGCGAGGTTCTAATTTTTCTAAGGCAGACTTGACTGGTAGTTCCTTTATTGCCAGTGATTTGCGCGAGGCCAATTTTGATGGTGCAAATTTGAAGGATTGTGTATTTGCTGCCGTAGATCTGGCAGATGCAAGTTTCAATGGCACCAGTTTAACAGGTACCGAATTTAGCAGGTCGGGTTTGATGGGGACAAGATTTATCGGCGCTAATTTAACTGGTACCAAGCTAGGTAAGACCGATCTCAGAACAACACTATTTGAAAATTGCGTTTTTGAAGGGTGGATTTCAAATATTCAGATCTGA
- a CDS encoding winged helix-turn-helix domain-containing protein, with product MQLNQNILSGKRKYLCGLVLLVFITIIGAASGMTGSNDFDMARREVLLRKLGHELLLQSGDSTSRVLPVKKIAKNEYQIRFENELTFRTDSLVNTTRRLLAKAPFASDYIVNIQNSGSSSIVYGYAISKNKNDDIVACKGRLQPKGRYMVNVKFKPIGINTGKNGYLLGSLPFLAFIGFIFLKSVKPRRTLPGNDQNTDILALGSFLFDAKNHKLTINEKTINLTGTETRLLLIFALSPNETIARSRLQKEIWEDEGVIVGRSLDMFISKLRKKLEFDPNIKIVVIRSKGYRLETSA from the coding sequence ATGCAGCTTAACCAAAATATCCTCTCGGGGAAAAGAAAGTACCTCTGCGGATTGGTATTACTCGTGTTTATTACCATAATCGGTGCAGCTTCTGGTATGACTGGCAGTAACGACTTTGATATGGCCAGAAGAGAGGTTTTGCTCCGCAAGCTCGGGCATGAACTACTCTTACAGTCGGGCGATAGCACATCGAGGGTACTCCCGGTAAAAAAGATCGCCAAAAATGAGTACCAGATCAGGTTTGAAAACGAGCTTACTTTTAGAACTGACTCCCTGGTGAATACCACACGGCGTTTGTTGGCCAAAGCCCCATTCGCGAGTGATTATATTGTCAATATTCAGAATAGTGGCAGCTCAAGCATAGTTTATGGATATGCTATCTCCAAAAATAAAAATGATGATATTGTAGCATGTAAGGGAAGGCTGCAGCCTAAAGGACGCTACATGGTTAACGTAAAATTTAAACCGATTGGCATAAATACCGGAAAGAATGGATATCTTTTGGGTAGCCTGCCATTTTTAGCATTTATTGGCTTTATTTTTTTGAAATCGGTTAAACCACGAAGGACTTTACCTGGTAACGATCAAAATACTGACATCTTAGCTTTAGGATCATTTTTGTTTGATGCAAAGAACCATAAACTGACAATAAATGAAAAGACGATAAACCTGACTGGAACTGAAACACGTTTGCTGCTTATTTTTGCATTGTCTCCTAACGAGACTATAGCGCGAAGCCGCCTGCAAAAAGAAATATGGGAAGATGAAGGTGTTATTGTAGGGCGTAGTTTGGATATGTTCATATCAAAGCTCAGAAAAAAACTGGAATTCGATCCGAATATTAAAATTGTTGTTATACGTAGCAAAGGATACAGGCTGGAAACCAGTGCTTAA
- a CDS encoding TetR/AcrR family transcriptional regulator encodes MTRKTTDGPLRNKERTKKAMVSAVGKILVKDGFKGLNVSKVAAKAKIDRKLIYDYFGGMEGLVKEYLNTRDFWASNTEQIEQAIPENIEDLGKAATYDVLEKQLDSLMENAEMRSIITWALCENLKPLRELNEDREALAESFFSNLADAYFKDKDKNFRAVVAILISANYYMTLISQMNGSTICGIDIQKEEDRDAVKKTFKQIIDWAYA; translated from the coding sequence ATGACCAGGAAAACTACTGATGGCCCTTTAAGAAACAAAGAGAGAACAAAAAAAGCAATGGTCTCAGCAGTGGGTAAAATCCTGGTTAAGGACGGATTTAAAGGCCTGAATGTTAGTAAAGTTGCAGCAAAAGCTAAAATCGACCGCAAATTAATCTACGATTATTTTGGCGGCATGGAAGGATTGGTTAAGGAATACCTAAACACCAGGGATTTCTGGGCATCTAACACCGAGCAAATCGAACAGGCTATACCAGAAAATATCGAAGATCTGGGTAAAGCAGCAACCTACGATGTACTGGAAAAACAGCTTGATTCGCTGATGGAAAATGCAGAAATGCGCAGCATCATTACCTGGGCGCTTTGCGAGAACCTGAAACCCTTAAGAGAACTCAATGAAGATCGGGAGGCACTAGCTGAATCTTTTTTTAGCAATCTGGCCGACGCTTACTTTAAAGATAAGGATAAAAATTTCAGGGCAGTGGTTGCTATTTTGATCAGTGCGAACTATTACATGACCCTGATCAGCCAAATGAACGGCAGTACTATCTGCGGAATCGACATTCAAAAGGAGGAAGACAGGGATGCGGTAAAAAAGACATTTAAACAGATCATTGACTGGGCATACGCTTAA
- a CDS encoding VOC family protein, with the protein MRAINPWINFNGNAEEAFTFYKSVFGGEFTKITRFKDLSGPGFEVAEEEANKIMYIGLPLGKNNVLIANDIPGFLGQVSENENRSKIYVNTESREEADKIFNGLSGGGEVEGPIDDSPWGTYAGMFRDKYGIEWIIEFDPGYEG; encoded by the coding sequence ATGAGAGCAATTAATCCCTGGATCAACTTCAATGGCAATGCCGAAGAAGCATTCACATTTTACAAATCAGTTTTTGGTGGAGAGTTTACAAAAATCACGCGCTTTAAAGACTTATCAGGCCCCGGGTTTGAGGTAGCCGAAGAGGAGGCAAATAAAATAATGTACATCGGCTTGCCACTCGGTAAAAACAATGTATTAATAGCCAACGATATTCCCGGATTTTTAGGGCAGGTAAGCGAAAATGAAAACCGTTCTAAAATATATGTGAATACCGAAAGCCGCGAAGAAGCCGATAAAATATTTAACGGATTATCAGGCGGAGGAGAAGTGGAAGGACCTATTGACGATAGCCCCTGGGGTACTTATGCCGGAATGTTCAGGGATAAATATGGTATTGAGTGGATTATAGAGTTCGACCCGGGCTATGAGGGTTAA
- a CDS encoding GyrI-like domain-containing protein yields MEKIEIKPFKVIGIAVRTTNENNQAIKDIGALWDRFLKDGIHQAIPNKTDDTIYSIYTDYESDHTRPYTTILGCQVGTLDNIPQGMTGKLIDGGKYVKLSAVGNLSNGVVGDKWAEIWSMDLKRVFTSDFEVYGEKAKNPNQAEIDFFIAVK; encoded by the coding sequence ATGGAAAAAATAGAAATTAAACCGTTCAAAGTTATCGGAATTGCGGTAAGAACAACAAATGAAAACAATCAGGCAATAAAGGATATTGGAGCGCTGTGGGATAGGTTTTTGAAGGATGGCATTCATCAGGCAATACCAAACAAAACAGATGATACTATCTATTCTATATACACAGATTATGAAAGCGACCATACCAGGCCTTATACCACAATTTTAGGATGTCAGGTAGGAACTTTAGATAATATTCCGCAAGGAATGACCGGAAAGTTAATTGATGGTGGTAAATATGTGAAATTATCGGCTGTTGGAAACCTTTCTAATGGTGTGGTAGGAGATAAATGGGCCGAAATCTGGAGTATGGACCTAAAAAGGGTTTTTACCAGCGACTTTGAGGTTTATGGAGAAAAGGCAAAAAATCCAAACCAGGCCGAGATTGATTTTTTTATTGCTGTGAAATAA